From a single Miscanthus floridulus cultivar M001 chromosome 8, ASM1932011v1, whole genome shotgun sequence genomic region:
- the LOC136470045 gene encoding protein ADP-ribosyltransferase PARP3-like: protein MLILWQDVGADVRHGGAALRQLGSAAAHCKPDPSVSFLVKQLCGQEIYRYALMVMAQDLPDLPIGMLTDLHLKRGEDMLLQMRGDAVSVAEFGPEADAFWTEVSNIWFTLFPTTRPYTMRGFEQIADNVASGFETVSDINDASHLIGDVFSSTLDDPLSECYKKLGCSINPVTEDSEDYKMILKYLEKTYEPVKVEDVVYGVSVERIYAVESRAFPSYEKIKNLPNKILLWCGTRSSNLLRHLHKGFLPAVCHLPVPGYMFGKAIVCSDAAAEAARYCFTAVDRPEGYLVLAVASLGEEIIEVTGTPGAEEARVLEEKKMRVKGVGRKTPDESEHITWRDGVTVPCGKLVPSANKDGPLEYNEYAVYDPKQVSICFLVGVKYEEQSMEVVPDDE from the exons ATGTTAATCTTGTGGCAGGATGTTGGGGCTGATGTGCGTCATGGAGGTGCAGCACTTCGTCAGTTGGGTTCTGCAGCAGCACACTGCAAGCCTGATCCTTCTGTTTCTTTCCTTGTGAAACAGTTATGTGGCCAAGAGATTTACAG GTATGCTTTGATGGTGATGGCCCAGGACCTGCCTGACCTTCCCATAGGGATGCTTACTGATCTCCATCTGAAGAGAG GGGAGGATATGCTGCTTCAGATGAGAGGAGATGCAGTGTCGGTAGCAGAGTTTGGCCCAGAAGCAGATGCATTCTGGACTGAAGTCAGCAACATATGGTTCACTCTGTTTCCCACAACTCGACCATACACGATGAGGGGGTTTGAGCAGATTGCTGACAAT GTAGCATCAGGTTTTGAGACAGTAAGTGATATAAACGACGCATCTCATCTCATTGGGGATGTGTTCAGTTCGACTTTGGACGATCCACTGTCTGAATGCTACAAGAAGCTCGGTTGTTCCATCAATCCTGTTACTGAGGATTCAGAAGATTACAAGATGATTCTGAAGTACCTAGAGAAAACATACGAGCCTGTCAAGGTGGAGGATGTG GTCTATGGTGTGTCTGTTGAGAGGATATATGCTGTTGAATCCCGTGCATTTCCTTCTTACGAGAAAATAAAGAATCTGCCAAACAAAATTCTTCTCTGGTGTG GGACTAGAAGCTCTAACTTGCTTAGGCACCTCCATAAAGGATTCCTGCCTGCTGTCTGTCATCTTCCTGTGCCAGGGTACATG TTCGGCAAAGCCATAGTCTGTTCTGACGCAGCAGCTGAAGCTGCTCGCTACTGCTTCACTGCAGTGGACCGCCCAGAAGGGTACCTGGTCCTGGCAGTGGCCTCTCTGGGAGAAGAGATCATAGAAGTAACCGGAACACCAGGGGCAGAG GAGGCACGAGTCTTGGAAGAGAAGAAGATGCGCGTGAAAGGTGTCGGGAGGAAGACTCCCGACGAGTCGGAGCACATCACCTGGAGGGACGGCGTGACGGTCCCCTGCGGCAAGCTGGTGCCGTCGGCGAACAAGGACGGCCCACTCGAGTACAACGAGTATGCTGTGTACGACCCCAAGCag GTGAGCATCTGCTTCCTGGTTGGGGTGAAGTACGAGGAGCAGAGCATGGAGGTGGTGCCGGACGACGAGTGA